Proteins from a single region of Segatella copri:
- the folK gene encoding 2-amino-4-hydroxy-6-hydroxymethyldihydropteridine diphosphokinase, producing the protein MYQVYLSLGTNLGNRKRNIREVIEKIGEQIGVVERQSALYETKPWGYSSPNDYINACVLVLTTMAPRQVLEATQHIEREMGRTMKSVDGEYQDRIIDIDILMIDDLVIDEPDFKVPHPLMEEREFVMKPLKEILR; encoded by the coding sequence ATGTATCAGGTATATTTAAGTCTCGGTACGAATTTGGGCAACCGAAAGCGCAACATTCGCGAGGTAATAGAAAAGATAGGAGAGCAGATTGGTGTGGTAGAGCGCCAGTCTGCTCTTTACGAAACCAAGCCTTGGGGTTATTCATCGCCCAACGACTACATCAATGCCTGTGTGCTGGTTCTCACCACGATGGCACCGCGCCAGGTGCTGGAGGCTACGCAGCACATAGAGCGCGAAATGGGGCGCACCATGAAGTCGGTGGATGGCGAATACCAGGATCGCATCATCGACATTGATATCCTGATGATAGATGACTTGGTGATAGATGAGCCCGATTTCAAGGTTCCCCATCCGTTGATGGAGGAGCGTGAATTCGTGATGAAACCTTTGAAGGAAATACTCAGGTGA
- a CDS encoding DUF3575 domain-containing protein gives MKVNKFMAVAIMMCLCIQSMQAQQIGFKTNMLYWATTTPNMGMEMEVGKKHTAQVFLGLNPWRQSGGDQSRLRHWLVMPEYRYWFNRSFDGWFVGAHALGGQYNVGGVKFPFGLLKGLRNHRYEGWYVGGGITAGKQWNLSKHWNFEASLGLGYVHTSYDKFECGMCGEKLKTAHKNYVGPTKVALSLIYLIPGKAEEKHENDMPQIIETIQQPKQNVLKPVLQLQAVVAEAPKIRHLDKRAYIDFPVNRIELRADYRRNPAQLDSIITTIKALKADKNLQVMAINIHGFASPEGTYQHNDYLAKNRARTLAEYVRKMVQLPDSIFTISSTAEDWDGLCEHIQQSDLEKKQQILAIAQDETLTPDARNAKMKKLYPAQYRTLLTLCYPALRHSDYHITYKIKPFDVEEAKQIMKTKPQLLSLNELFMVAQTYKVGSREFNEVMELAVRMYPEDETANLNAAIIRLNNGDAEAAKPYLDRAGDSKEADAARKAYQVLTIQ, from the coding sequence ATGAAAGTAAATAAGTTTATGGCTGTAGCCATTATGATGTGCCTTTGTATCCAATCAATGCAAGCACAGCAGATAGGCTTCAAGACTAATATGCTTTATTGGGCTACTACCACCCCTAATATGGGAATGGAAATGGAAGTAGGCAAGAAGCATACAGCTCAGGTATTTCTGGGCTTGAATCCCTGGAGGCAGAGTGGAGGAGATCAGTCTAGGCTCCGACACTGGTTGGTGATGCCGGAATATCGTTACTGGTTCAACCGAAGCTTTGATGGATGGTTTGTGGGTGCCCATGCCTTGGGCGGTCAGTATAACGTGGGCGGCGTGAAGTTTCCTTTCGGATTGTTGAAAGGATTGCGCAACCATCGCTATGAAGGTTGGTATGTCGGAGGCGGCATCACAGCTGGAAAACAATGGAATCTTTCAAAGCACTGGAACTTCGAGGCTTCGCTCGGATTGGGTTATGTCCATACATCCTACGATAAATTCGAATGCGGAATGTGTGGCGAAAAGCTGAAAACTGCCCACAAAAATTATGTGGGTCCCACCAAGGTGGCTCTCTCCCTCATCTATTTAATCCCTGGCAAGGCTGAAGAGAAGCACGAAAACGATATGCCTCAGATTATCGAGACCATTCAGCAGCCTAAGCAGAATGTACTGAAGCCGGTGCTTCAGTTGCAGGCAGTAGTAGCCGAAGCTCCGAAGATTCGCCATTTGGATAAGCGAGCCTATATCGACTTCCCAGTGAACAGGATAGAGCTGCGTGCCGACTATCGCCGCAATCCGGCACAGTTGGATAGCATCATCACTACCATCAAGGCATTGAAGGCGGATAAGAACCTGCAGGTGATGGCAATCAATATCCATGGTTTTGCTTCACCGGAAGGCACGTATCAGCACAACGATTACTTGGCAAAGAACCGTGCCCGCACTTTGGCGGAGTATGTTCGCAAGATGGTGCAGCTGCCCGACAGCATCTTCACCATATCATCCACTGCCGAGGATTGGGATGGCTTGTGTGAACATATCCAGCAGAGCGATTTGGAGAAGAAGCAGCAGATTTTAGCGATAGCGCAGGATGAAACCCTGACCCCAGATGCCCGAAATGCGAAAATGAAGAAACTATATCCGGCGCAATATCGCACCCTGCTCACCCTCTGTTATCCGGCTCTCCGCCATAGCGACTACCACATTACATATAAGATTAAGCCATTTGATGTGGAGGAGGCAAAGCAGATCATGAAGACCAAGCCGCAGCTGTTGTCGCTCAACGAGTTGTTCATGGTAGCCCAGACCTACAAGGTGGGTTCCAGGGAGTTCAACGAGGTGATGGAGCTGGCTGTGCGCATGTATCCGGAGGATGAAACCGCCAATCTGAATGCCGCCATCATCCGCCTGAACAATGGTGATGCCGAGGCTGCCAAGCCTTATCTGGATAGAGCCGGCGATTCCAAGGAAGCCGATGCTGCAAGAAAAGCGTATCAGGTGCTGACGATTCAATGA
- a CDS encoding cell division protein FtsX has product MRKKQYKPSNHRGLQVITLCISTAMVLILLGLVIFSVLMGRNLSSYVKENLVVQVMLEQDMTNPEGLQMCKRLNARPYVNTLTYITKEEALKEATRDLGTNPSEFAGVNPFQPSIEITTKADYANNDSLKWIAKELKAYPRVTEVTYQHDLIEQVNNSLAKISIGLLIVAALLTFISFSLINNTVRLGIYARRFSIHTMKLVGASWGFIRRPFLRKAVLVGVVSALLADGFLGGCLYAWSLHEPELMNVLGWQELAITGGSVFLFGIIITAFCACISVNKFLKMKAGDLYKI; this is encoded by the coding sequence ATGAGAAAGAAACAATATAAGCCTAGCAATCATCGTGGATTGCAGGTCATTACTTTGTGTATCAGTACCGCTATGGTGCTCATTTTGTTGGGGTTAGTTATCTTCTCTGTCCTCATGGGACGCAATCTCTCTTCCTATGTGAAGGAGAATCTCGTGGTACAGGTGATGCTCGAACAGGATATGACTAACCCGGAGGGATTGCAGATGTGTAAACGCCTGAATGCAAGACCTTATGTCAATACGCTGACTTATATCACCAAGGAAGAGGCACTGAAAGAAGCTACCCGCGATTTGGGTACCAACCCGAGCGAGTTTGCCGGTGTCAACCCTTTCCAGCCTTCCATAGAGATTACGACGAAGGCAGATTACGCGAACAATGATTCATTGAAGTGGATTGCCAAGGAACTGAAGGCATATCCGCGTGTTACCGAGGTTACTTATCAGCACGACCTGATAGAACAGGTGAACAATTCGTTGGCAAAGATCAGTATCGGATTGCTGATTGTAGCAGCCCTGCTCACCTTCATCTCGTTCTCGCTGATTAACAATACGGTGCGTCTGGGCATCTATGCCCGCCGTTTCTCCATCCATACGATGAAGCTGGTAGGTGCATCCTGGGGCTTTATCCGTCGTCCGTTCCTGCGCAAGGCTGTGCTTGTGGGCGTTGTTTCAGCCCTGCTGGCAGATGGCTTTCTGGGCGGTTGTCTCTATGCATGGTCGCTTCACGAACCGGAACTGATGAATGTTTTGGGCTGGCAGGAACTTGCCATCACCGGCGGTTCCGTCTTCCTCTTCGGTATCATCATCACCGCCTTCTGCGCCTGCATCTCAGTCAATAAGTTCCTGAAGATGAAGGCGGGAGACTTGTATAAAATTTAA
- the truB gene encoding tRNA pseudouridine(55) synthase TruB: MDFRKGEIIAIDKPYRMSSFGALAHVRYLLSKKLGFKVKIGHAGTLDPLATGVLVLCTGKCTKQIEQLQTHTKEYTATLQLGATTASYDKEHSVNHTYPTKHITRQLVEETLKQFVGEIQQVPPTYSAVKVNGDRSYALRRAGEEVLLKPKTVRVDEIELTDYNDEEKTASIRVVCGKGTYIRSLARDIGRALDSGAYLTALRRTKAGSFAVENCISFDHFQEWLDEQPLEDSLQPSK, translated from the coding sequence ATGGATTTCAGAAAAGGAGAAATTATTGCCATCGACAAGCCTTATCGCATGTCGAGTTTCGGAGCCCTGGCGCATGTTCGCTATCTGCTCAGTAAGAAACTCGGTTTTAAGGTAAAGATAGGACATGCCGGTACGCTCGATCCCCTTGCCACTGGCGTGCTGGTGCTCTGCACCGGTAAATGTACGAAGCAGATAGAACAGCTGCAGACCCACACTAAGGAGTATACAGCTACCCTGCAGCTCGGTGCTACTACCGCCAGCTACGATAAGGAACACAGCGTGAATCACACCTATCCTACGAAGCATATCACCCGCCAGCTGGTGGAGGAAACGCTCAAGCAGTTTGTGGGCGAGATTCAGCAGGTTCCGCCTACCTACAGCGCCGTAAAGGTGAATGGCGACCGTTCTTATGCCTTGCGCCGAGCAGGCGAAGAGGTTCTGCTTAAGCCGAAGACCGTGCGTGTAGACGAGATAGAACTCACCGATTATAACGATGAGGAGAAGACCGCCAGCATCCGTGTGGTTTGCGGCAAAGGTACTTACATCCGCTCCCTCGCCCGTGATATCGGCAGGGCTCTCGATAGTGGCGCCTACCTTACCGCCCTCCGCCGTACCAAGGCTGGAAGTTTCGCAGTAGAAAACTGCATCAGTTTTGATCATTTCCAGGAATGGCTTGATGAGCAGCCTCTCGAAGACAGCCTTCAACCATCCAAGTAA
- the queA gene encoding tRNA preQ1(34) S-adenosylmethionine ribosyltransferase-isomerase QueA, producing the protein MKLSQFNFKLPKDQVALYPHKAKHVVKTASGERTFEITRRDESRLMVLHKKSETIEMYKKDAKGKDMVDADGNPVFLQFKDIVNFFEEGDTFIFNNTKVFPARLYGTKEKTDAKIEVFLLRELNPEMRLWDVLVEPARKIRIGNKLFFDDVNEMVAEVIDNTTSRGRTLRFLYDEDGNHDVFKRSLFALGEAPLPRYVIDAREDHHATEDDMDDFQCVFAEVEGAVTAPATGLHFSRELMKRMEINGINEAYITLHCGLGNFHDIEVEDLTKHKMDSEQMMISQEACDLVNKTKLAGHRVCAIGTSVMKATETAVGTDGMMKAFDGWTNKFIFPPYDFGLADCAVANFYHPESTLMMSTAAFGGYDLVYEAYKMAVKNGYMFGCYGDSLLMLPD; encoded by the coding sequence ATGAAGCTATCACAATTTAACTTTAAGTTGCCAAAAGATCAGGTGGCACTTTATCCACATAAGGCAAAGCACGTGGTAAAAACGGCTAGTGGTGAACGTACATTCGAGATTACTCGCCGCGACGAGTCCCGACTCATGGTTCTCCACAAGAAGTCAGAAACCATCGAGATGTACAAGAAAGATGCGAAAGGCAAGGATATGGTTGATGCCGATGGTAATCCAGTATTCCTGCAGTTCAAGGATATCGTGAATTTCTTCGAAGAGGGCGATACCTTCATCTTCAACAATACCAAGGTATTTCCAGCCCGTCTTTACGGCACCAAGGAGAAGACCGATGCCAAGATTGAGGTGTTCCTGCTCCGTGAGCTCAATCCTGAGATGCGCCTTTGGGACGTATTGGTAGAGCCTGCCCGCAAGATCCGTATCGGTAACAAGCTTTTCTTCGATGATGTCAACGAGATGGTTGCCGAGGTTATCGACAATACCACCAGCCGTGGCCGTACCCTCCGTTTCCTCTATGATGAGGATGGCAATCATGATGTCTTCAAGCGTTCGCTCTTCGCTCTGGGCGAGGCTCCGCTTCCTCGCTACGTTATCGATGCACGTGAGGATCATCACGCTACAGAGGATGATATGGACGATTTCCAGTGTGTTTTCGCTGAAGTAGAGGGTGCTGTTACTGCTCCTGCTACCGGTCTTCACTTCTCACGCGAGCTGATGAAGCGTATGGAGATTAACGGTATCAACGAGGCTTATATCACCCTGCATTGCGGTTTGGGCAACTTCCATGATATCGAGGTTGAAGACCTTACCAAGCACAAGATGGATTCTGAGCAGATGATGATCAGCCAGGAGGCATGCGATCTGGTTAACAAGACCAAGCTTGCCGGCCATCGCGTCTGCGCTATCGGTACCAGTGTGATGAAGGCTACAGAAACGGCTGTTGGCACAGATGGTATGATGAAGGCTTTCGACGGATGGACCAACAAGTTCATCTTCCCTCCATACGATTTCGGTCTTGCTGACTGTGCCGTAGCCAATTTCTATCATCCGGAGTCAACCCTGATGATGAGTACTGCAGCCTTTGGCGGTTACGACCTGGTTTACGAGGCATACAAGATGGCTGTGAAGAATGGCTATATGTTTGGCTGCTATGGTGATTCTTTGTTGATGCTTCCAGATTAA
- the lpxA gene encoding acyl-ACP--UDP-N-acetylglucosamine O-acyltransferase has protein sequence MASIISPKAEVSPKAKIGDNCKIYPFAYIEDDVVIGDNCTIYPFVSIMNGTRMGNNNKVFQAAVIAALPQDFHFTGEESEVVIGDNNTIRENVVINRGTHKGGKTVLGNNNFLMEGAHISHDTVIGNGCVFGYGTKIAGDCVIGNGVIYSTSVVENAKTRVGDLAMIQAGTTFSKDIPPYIIAGGKPVKYAGPNTIIMEAAELTEKVRKHIANAYRLVFHGQTSLFDAINQIKDQVPDGPEIQNIIQFLESSEKGVITKM, from the coding sequence ATGGCTAGTATAATAAGTCCAAAGGCAGAGGTTTCTCCAAAGGCTAAGATTGGAGACAACTGCAAGATATATCCATTCGCCTATATTGAGGACGATGTGGTCATCGGCGACAACTGTACCATCTATCCATTCGTGAGCATCATGAACGGTACTCGCATGGGTAATAATAATAAGGTGTTCCAGGCAGCCGTTATCGCTGCGCTCCCACAGGACTTCCACTTTACAGGTGAGGAGAGTGAGGTAGTAATCGGCGATAACAATACCATCCGTGAGAACGTGGTTATCAACCGTGGTACCCATAAGGGCGGCAAGACCGTTCTGGGCAACAACAACTTCCTGATGGAAGGTGCCCATATCTCTCACGATACCGTCATCGGCAACGGTTGCGTATTCGGTTATGGCACCAAGATTGCGGGCGACTGTGTGATTGGTAACGGTGTCATCTACTCAACATCTGTAGTAGAGAACGCCAAGACCCGAGTAGGCGACCTGGCGATGATTCAGGCAGGTACTACCTTCTCTAAGGATATTCCTCCTTATATCATTGCCGGTGGAAAGCCTGTGAAGTATGCAGGTCCTAACACCATCATCATGGAAGCAGCCGAGCTTACCGAGAAGGTTCGCAAGCATATTGCTAATGCCTACCGACTGGTATTCCATGGTCAGACATCCCTTTTCGATGCCATTAACCAGATCAAGGATCAGGTGCCAGATGGACCGGAGATTCAGAACATCATCCAGTTCCTGGAGAGTTCAGAGAAGGGTGTCATCACTAAAATGTAA
- a CDS encoding DUF3098 domain-containing protein gives MDKKNLAFDKMNFILLGIGMAIIIIGFLLMSGAGSNEHTFDTDIFSARRIVVAPTVTLIGFLSIIYAVIHKPKDNE, from the coding sequence ATGGATAAGAAGAATTTAGCATTCGACAAGATGAACTTTATCTTGTTAGGCATCGGAATGGCGATTATCATCATCGGTTTTCTGCTGATGAGTGGCGCCGGTTCTAACGAGCATACCTTCGATACTGATATTTTCAGTGCCCGTCGCATCGTTGTAGCACCAACCGTAACATTGATTGGTTTCCTTTCAATCATCTATGCGGTGATTCACAAACCGAAAGACAATGAATAA
- a CDS encoding undecaprenyl-diphosphate phosphatase: protein MDFIQTIIISIVEGLTEFLPVSSTGHMIIAENLLGVDIQDKFVNAFTVIIQFGAILSVICLYWKRFFYPEAVKTGEKTYWKAMFDFYARLVVGTVPAVVLGLAFNDFIESNLGNVQLVGWMLVIGGIFMLFCDKIFNKGSEQTKLTYKRALIIGFIQCIAMIPGVSRSMSTIVGGMSQRLTRKAAAEFSFFLAVPTMFGATCLEVYKLISHGGGSLLTQGNNLFTLILGSVVAFIVAILAIKFFINYVTKYGFAAFGWYRIVVGLIIIICGLCGVDMQMVD, encoded by the coding sequence ATGGATTTTATTCAGACTATCATTATCTCTATCGTAGAGGGACTGACCGAGTTCTTGCCTGTGTCCAGTACGGGCCACATGATTATAGCAGAAAACTTGCTGGGTGTAGATATCCAGGATAAGTTTGTCAACGCCTTTACTGTCATCATCCAGTTTGGCGCCATCCTGTCTGTCATCTGTCTGTATTGGAAGAGATTCTTCTATCCTGAGGCTGTGAAGACCGGTGAGAAGACCTATTGGAAGGCGATGTTCGATTTCTATGCCCGTCTGGTTGTAGGTACCGTGCCTGCCGTGGTATTGGGCCTTGCCTTCAATGATTTCATCGAGTCAAACCTTGGCAATGTACAACTGGTGGGCTGGATGCTTGTCATCGGCGGTATTTTCATGCTCTTCTGCGATAAGATATTCAATAAAGGCAGCGAACAGACCAAGCTTACTTACAAGCGTGCCCTGATTATCGGTTTCATCCAGTGTATAGCGATGATTCCTGGTGTATCGCGCTCTATGTCAACCATCGTGGGTGGTATGTCCCAGCGTCTTACCCGCAAGGCAGCAGCCGAGTTCTCATTCTTCCTGGCAGTGCCAACCATGTTTGGCGCCACCTGTCTCGAGGTTTATAAGCTCATCAGCCATGGCGGCGGCTCATTGCTCACCCAGGGCAACAACCTGTTCACATTGATATTAGGCTCAGTGGTAGCATTTATCGTTGCCATTCTCGCCATCAAGTTTTTCATCAATTATGTCACCAAGTACGGTTTTGCAGCTTTCGGCTGGTACCGTATCGTAGTAGGACTTATCATTATCATCTGCGGCCTTTGCGGTGTAGATATGCAGATGGTTGACTAA